The proteins below are encoded in one region of Tachypleus tridentatus isolate NWPU-2018 chromosome 4, ASM421037v1, whole genome shotgun sequence:
- the LOC143249542 gene encoding solute carrier family 35 member F3-like isoform X2, with translation MLLSGVGQTDDSFMEDPGDIENQPQNDIARRKCLTEQTRMIGIGIFLMILLATCWVGVAHLLKSTYESNVHIRMLVRNSSSLGAGEQGSSATARAPTITSSSYDAPFFTTWFCTMCNSFFFPLYLGARISSRREPTTCKKILQGCVQGFREKGFTVVQFLGRCGLFCLLWVITNYMFIYSLRILDTTDVMALYSSNVSFVYLLSWVVLHEQFVGIRIVAVILCNTGIALLAYMDGASRTLTLGGVILASASAAGSAVYKVFFKKFIGEVTFGQLSLFFTLIGLFNAFLMWPLVVTLYFTHAETIFWNQLPWSLIGGAAFLSLVANLLGNFGILWTYELFLTLGVVLAVPASAAIDVQVYGVVFRGMKLAGVLLINIGFLLVLLPSNWPDYLSRLLRMRKRTYKNKKNGKDSEMDTCTGRRSRLRTPSGHVK, from the exons ATGCTTTTGTCTGGTGTTGGACAGACCGACGATTCTTTCATGG AAGATCCTGGTGATATTGAAAATCAACCTCAAAACGACATAGCGAGACGTAAGTGTTTAACTGAACAAACACGGATGATCGGCATTGGAATTTTTCTGATGATTTTATTGGCCACTTGCTGGGTAGGGGTGGCTCACCTGCTCAAATCCACATACGAAAGTAACGTCCATATCCGAATGTTAGTACGAAATTCTTCAAGTCTTGGTGCTGGTGAGCAGGGCAGTTCTGCTACAGCACGTGCACCAACGATAACGTCATCTTCCTATGATGCACCATTCTTTACCACTTGGTTCTGCACCATGTGCAATTCCTTTTTCTTTCCACTTTATCTGGGAGCAAGAATTTCCTCACGAAGAGAACCAACTACGTGCAAGAAAATACTGCA AGGCTGCGTCCAAGGATTTAGAGAGAAAGGCTTCACTGTTGTCCAGTTTCTTGGACGTTGTGGATTGTTCTGCTTGTTGTGGGTCATCACGAACTATATGTTTATCTACTCGCTTAGAATCCTTGACACTACTGACGTTATGGCTTTATATTCTTCCAACGTCTCTTTTGTCTACTTGCTTTCTTGGGTTGTGTTACATGAGCAGTTTGTGGGAATTAGG ATTGTGGCTGTAATCCTGTGTAACACAGGTATCGCACTCTTGGCTTACATGGATGGCGCATCTAGAACGTTAACACTAGGTGGCGTTATTCTAGCATCAGCATCGGCCGCTGGTTCGGCTGTGTACAAG GTCTTTTTCAAGAAGTTCATTGGCGAAGTGACATTTGGTCAGCTTTCGTTGTTTTTCACTCTCATTGGTTTATTCAATGCTTTTCTAATGTGGCCCCTCGTCGTTACTTTATACTTCACCCATGCCGAAACAATATTTTGGAATCAGCTCCCATGGTCTTTGATAGGTGGCGCTGCATTCCTCTCATTGG tGGCCAATCTGTTGGGGAATTTTGGAATCTTGTGGACGTATGAACTGTTTCTGACACTTGGAGTAGTCTTAGCAGTTCCAGCATCTGCAG caatagATGTCCAGGTTTACGGAGTTGTGTTTAGGGGTATGAAATTGGCCGGCGTTCTTCTAATAAATATCGGTTTTTTACTAGTTCTCCTGCCAAGTAACTGGCCAGATTACCTTAGCAGGCTGTTGAGAATGCGAAAGAGAAcctataagaataaaaaaaacggAAAAGATTCTGAGATGGATACCTGCACGGGTAGAAGATCACGCCTGAGAACACCAAGTGGACACGTGAAATAA